A genome region from Hevea brasiliensis isolate MT/VB/25A 57/8 chromosome 9, ASM3005281v1, whole genome shotgun sequence includes the following:
- the LOC131183192 gene encoding uncharacterized protein LOC131183192, with protein sequence MVAGITISSPKSTILQNPISLKEPNSSFPGGSLKGLSLPFKHRNKIRDNVSLVVAAAISTPSKTSTTSTSRGRFYFNFTGFPFPLGPFLNRSTIRTEAVKGSIWLFEQEQALGFSSVSTNIRMTVIKLKSGGLWVHAPIAPTNECIQLVKELEAPVEYIVLPTFAYEHKIFVGPFSRKFPRAQIWVAPRQWSWPLNLPLEFFGIFRAKTLTDEDLSTPWADEIEQKVLSSPEVGIGPYVEVAFYHKRSRTLLVTDAVIFVPRQPPKCIGKESLLASAKNGLAVKLLSKGKEVPQEPVVDNQMNRQKGWERMVLQILFLGPSNLLEPNASFAQMSQKLIVSPIVKTLVFSKVPEKVRDWIDRIARDWRFKRIIPAHFAAPINAGRSDFLAAFAFLDDLLGEREFTWPSLSLLFTSLMGKAASYFPPDDMKTLSSLDQFLVSVGAVKKTVSGRKRAA encoded by the exons ATGGTGGCAGGGATCACCATTTCTTCTCCAAAATCCACAATCTTGCAGAATCCGATCTCCTTAAAAGAACCAAATTCCAGTTTTCCCGGCGGTTCCTTGAAGGGTCTTTCTTTACCATTTAAACACAGAAATAAAATAAGAGATAACGTTAGTTTGGTGGTTGCTGCAGCAATTAGTACCCCCTCCAAAACTAGCACCACCAGCACCAGTCGCGGCAGGTTTTATTTTAACTTTACAGGGTTTCCTTTTCCTCTTGGTCCTTTCCTCAATAGAAGTACCATAAGGACTGAG GCTGTGAAAGGTTCCATATGGCTATTCGAACAAGAGCAAGCATTAGGCTTCAGCAGTGTGTCAACAAACATTCGAATGACAGTCATCAAACTCAAATCTGGAGGATTATGGGTCCATGCACCTATTGCTCCAACCAACGAGTGTATTCAG CTTGTGAAGGAGTTGGAGGCTCCAGTAGAATACATTGTCCTGCCTACATTTGCTTATGAGCATAAAATTTTTGTTGGCCCATTTTCAAGAAAATTTCCACGGGCCCAAATATGGGTGGCACCAAGGCAATGGAGTTGGCCATTGAATTTGCCACTTGAATTTTTTGGGATTTTTCGTGCCAAAACGTTAACAGATGAAGATTTGTCTACCCCATGGGCTGATGAGATCGAACAAAAAGTTTTAAGCTCACCAGAAGTTG GAATTGGACCATATGTAGAGGTAGCTTTCTATCATAAGCGTTCAAGAACACTGTTGGTAACAGATGCTGTAATTTTTGTCCCAAGACAGCCACCTAAATGTATTGGCAAGGAATCCTTGTTAGCATCAGCAAAGAATGGCTTGGCTGTAAAACTTCtgagtaaaggaaaggaggttccTCAGGAACCAGTTGTTGACAATCAGATGAACCGTCAAAAAG GGTGGGAAAGAATGGTTCTCCAGATATTGTTTCTTGGACCATCCAACCTGTTGGAACCTAATGCTAGTTTTGCTCAAATGTCACAAAAATTGATTGTATCCCCTATTGTGAAGACTCTAGTCTTCAGCAAGGTTCCTGAAAAG GTCAGGGATTGGATTGATAGAATTGCCCGGGACTGGAGATTCAAGAGAATCATCCCTGCTCATTTTGCTGCTCCAATAAATGCAGGCAGGTCTGATTTCTTAGCCGCATTTGCTTTCCTAGATGACCTTTTGGGTGAGCGTGAATTTACCTGGCCTTCACTTTCTCTTCTATTCACATCCCTTATGGGAAAGGCTGCCAGTTACTTCCCACCTGATGACATGAAGACCTTATCCTCCCTCGATCAATTTTTAGTCTCAGTGGGAGCTGTGAAGAAGACAGTCTCGGGGAGGAAAAGAGCAGCATGA
- the LOC110663474 gene encoding membrane-anchored ubiquitin-fold protein 2, translating into MAGVQDQLEIKFRLTDGSDIGPKTFAAATSVATLKESILAQWPKEKENGPRTVKDVKLISAGKILENNRTVGECQSPLCDIPGGVTTMHVIVQPSSLDKEKKSTSQSNQNKCVCVIL; encoded by the exons ATGGCTGGGGTGCAAGATCAGTTAGAGATCAAGTTTCGATTGACTGATGGATCTGATATTGGTCCCAAAACCTTTGCTGCTGCTACAAGTGTTGCAACCTTGAAGGAGAGTATTCTCGCTCAATGGCCAAAAG AGAAGGAGAATGGTCCAAGGACAGTGAAAGATGTCAAGTTAATCAGTGCAGGAAAAATATTGGAGAACAACAGAACTGTAGGGGAATGCCAGAGCCCCCTGTGTGATATCCCCGGTGGCGTTACAACCATGCATGTAATTGTTCAACCATCTTCCTTGGATAAAG AAAAGAAATCAACTAGCCAATCAAACCAGaacaaatgtgtttgtgttatattATAA
- the LOC131183191 gene encoding EID1-like F-box protein 2, with protein MILTKQYRCIHSSSCQCTKGHLSEDVIFLVFQQLNWNPKLVATLSCVCKWFDDLAKRVLWKEFCRARAPKMMLDLQSSGSHSVDGNWRALGKLLIYCSGCSKGGLFNSIHIPGHFVYRTRFSRTSGKSFLLPQCRTDVLYVSDPCEHLYQGEEGDVGFFRGIFKSFSMSKVRKMLIKRRAQLHPTEVCPYCKAKLWSMLQAKMIPQSASCRLGAYEDCVEYYVCLNGHVLGVCTLLPLSDSEEASELE; from the coding sequence ATGATTTTAACGAAGCAATATCGTTGCATACACTCGTCAAGCTGTCAATGCACAAAAGGGCATCTAAGCGAAGATGTGATTTTTTTAGTGTTTCAACAGCTGAACTGGAACCCTAAATTGGTTGCCACCTTGTCCTGtgtatgtaaatggtttgatgaTTTGGCCAAGCGAGTGCTATGGAAAGAGTTTTGCCGAGCAAGGGCTCCAAAAATGATGCTGGACCTGCAATCTAGTGGAAGTCACAGTGTTGATGGGAATTGGAGAGCACTTGGAAAGTTGCTTATTTACTGCTCAGGATGTAGCAAGGGTGGCCTGTTCAATAGCATTCATATACCTGGTCATTTTGTTTACAGGACTCGGTTTTCTAGGACTTCAGGGAAGAGCTTTCTTTTGCCGCAATGCAGAACAGATGTTTTGTATGTCTCTGACCCTTGTGAACATCTTTACCAGGGGGAAGAAGGTGATGTTGGTTTTTTCCGTGGAATTTTCAAGTCATTCTCCATGTCAAAGGTTCGGAAGATGCTGATTAAAAGGAGGGCCCAGCTTCATCCAACAGAGGTGTGCCCTTATTGCAAGGCAAAGTTGTGGAGCATGCTGCAAGCCAAAATGATACCACAGAGTGCCAGCTGCAGGTTGGGTGCCTATGAAGATTGTGTCGAGTATTATGTGTGCCTCAATGGACATGTGCTTGGAGTCTGCACTCTTTTACCCTTGTCTGATTCAGAAGAGGCATCCGAGTTGGAGTGA
- the LOC110663504 gene encoding chaperone protein ClpB3, chloroplastic, whose protein sequence is MAAATTASFGGVSLRPPSPHQSNRNALFSQSLSFPAKRNSLKSFLLKRRGVGYQRISRTRRSFIVRCDASNGRISQQEFTDMAWQGIVSSPDVAKDNKHQIVETEHLMKALLEQKNGLARRIFSKIGVDNTRLLGATDKFIQRQPKVLGESAGSMLGRDLEALIQRAREYKKDYGDSFISVEHLVLAFTQDQRFGKQLFRDFQISLQTLRSAIESIRGRQSVIDQDPEGKYEALEKYGKDLTAMAKAGKLDPVIGRDDEIRRCIQILSRRTKNNPVLIGEPGVGKTAISEGLAQRIVQGDVPQALMNRKLISLDMGALIAGAKYRGEFEDRLKAVLKEVTESDGQIILFIDEIHTVVGAGATNGAMDAGNLLKPMLGRGELRCIGATTLDEYRKYIEKDPALERRFQQVYVDQPSVEDTISILRGLRERYELHHGVRISDSALVEAAILSDRYISGRFLPDKAIDLVDEAAAKLKMEITSKPTALDEIDRSVLKLEMEKLSLANDTDRASKDRLNRLDAELSLLKEKQGELTEQWEHEKTVMTRIQSIKEEIDRVNLEIQQAEREYDLNLAAELKYGSLNSLQRQLESAEKELDEYLRSGKSMLREEVTGDDIAEIVSKWTGIPVSKLKQSEKEKLLHLEEELHKRVVGQDPAVKSVAEAIQRSRAGLSDPRRPIASFMFMGPTGVGKTELAKALASYMFNTEEALVRIDMSEYMEKHAVSRLIGAPPGYVGYEEGGQLTETVRRRPYAVILFDEIEKAHADVFNVFLQILDDGRVTDSQGRTVSFTNTVIIMTSNVGSQYILDTDDDMPKEVAYETIKQRVLEAARSVFRPEFMNRVDEYIVFQPLDRNQINSIVRLQLERVQKRIADRKMKIQVTEAAVELLGSLGYDPNYGARPVKRVIQQYVENELAKCILRGEFKDEDSVLIDTEVTAFSNGQLPQQKLVFKRLASDADASAAENQAVSQTL, encoded by the exons ATGGCAGCGGCAACTACCGCGTCGTTTGGTGGAGTTAGTCTCCGTCCTCCGTCCCCACATCAGAGTAATAGGAACGCGTTGTTTTCGCAGTCTTTAAGCTTCCCTGCAAAACGGAATTCTCTCAAGTCGTTTTTATTGAAGAGGAGGGGCGTTGGTTATCAGAGGATTTCCAGGACTCGAAGGTCCTTCATCGTCAGATGTGATGCTTCTAATGGAAGG ATTAGTCAGCAAGAATTTACGGATATGGCATGGCAAGGAATTGTTTCTTCTCCTGATGTGGCCAAAGATAACAAGCATCAGATAGTGGAGACAGAGCATTTGATGAAAGCTCTATTGGAGCAGAAGAATGGACTTGCTCGACGGATCTTTTCAAAAATTGGGGTTGATAATACTCGTCTTTTAGGAGCTACTGATAAGTTTATCCAACGGCAACCCAAG GTTCTTGGTGAATCTGCTGGTTCAATGTTAGGACGTGATTTGGAGGCTTTGATCCAGCGAGCCAGGGAATATAAGAAAGACTATGGGGATTCATTTATTTCTGTTGAACACTTGGTTCTTGCGTTCACTCAGGATCAACGATTCGGGAAGCAGTTGTTTCGTGATTTTCAGATATCTCTGCAGACACTGAGATCTGCAATAGAATCAATAAGGGGGCGCCAATCAGTTATAGACCAAG ATCCGGAAGGGAAGTATGAAGCACTAGAGAAATATGGAAAAGATTTGACAGCCATGGCAAAAGCTGGAAAGCTTGACCCAGTTATTGGAAGGGATGATGAGATACGTAGATGTATTCAGATTCTCTCCAGGAGAACAAAGAACAATCCGGTGCTGATTGGTGAACCAGGTGTTGGGAAAACTGCAATTTCTGAAGG GCTGGCTCAGAGAATAGTGCAAGGGGATGTACCTCAAGCTCTGATGAATAGGAAG CTAATATCACTTGACATGGGTGCACTCATTGCTGGGGCAAAATATCGAGGAGAATTTGAGGATAGACTGAAGGCTGTACTTAAGGAAGTTACAGAGTCAGATGGTCAGATTATCCTTTTCATTGATGAGATCCACACAGTTGTTGGTGCAG GTGCTACAAATGGTGCAATGGATGCGGGCAATCTCTTGAAGCCAATGCTTGGCCGGGGAGAGTTGAGGTGTATTGGTGCAACAACACTGGATGAATATCGAAAATATATTGAGAAGGATCCAGCCTTGGAGCGTCGTTTCCAGCAAGTTTATGTTGATCAACCTTCAGTTGAAGATACAATTTCCATTCTTCGGGGACTACGTGAAAGATACGAGCTGCATCATGGAGTTCGTATTTCTGACAGTGCACTTGTGGAAGCTGCAATTCTCTCTGACCGTTACATCAGTGGAAGATTTTTACCTGACAAAG CTATTGATCTAGTTGATGAAGCAGCTGCAAAACTGAAGATGGAGATCACTTCCAAACCTACTGCCCTTGATGAAATTGACCGTTCAGTATTAAAATTGGAGATGGAGAAACTATCTCTTGCAAATGATACAGACAGAGCTTCAAAAGATAGGTTGAACCGTCTTGATGCGGAGTTGTCTCTGTTAAAGGAGAAACAAGGGGAGCTGACAGAGCAATGGGAACATGAGAAGACAGTCATGACACGCATTCAGTCGATTAAGGAAGAG ATAGACAGGGTAAATCTTGAGATTCAGCAGGCTGAGCGTGAGTATGATCTTAATCTTGCTGCTGAACTGAAATATGGTAGCCTGAACTCTTTGCAACGCCAACTTGAAAGTGCTGAGAAAGAGTTGGATGAGTATTTGAGATCTGGAAAATCCATGTTAAGAGAAGAAGTTACTGGAGATGATATTGCTGAAATTGTCAGTAAGTGGACTGGCATCCCGGTTTCCAAGCTCAAACAATCAGAAAAAGAGAAGCTTCTACATTTGGAGGAAGAGCTGCATAAACGTGTGGTGGGTCAGGATCCTGCAGTGAAATCAGTAGCTGAGGCAATTCAGAGATCTCGTGCTGGTCTCTCAGATCCCCGGCGTCCAATAGCTAGCTTCATGTTCATGGGTCCCACTGGTGTTGGAAAAACAGAACTAGCTAAAGCACTAGCTTCCTATATGTTCAATACTGAAGAAGCCCTTGTAAGAATTGACATGAGTGAATACATGGAAAAGCATGCAGTTTCACGGCTGATAGGTGCCCCACCTGGTTATGTGGGATATGAGGAAGGGGGACAATTGACAGAGACAGTTCGCAGGAGGCCATATGCAGTTATTCTCTTTGATGAGATAGAGAAGGCCCATGCTGATGTGTTCAATGTCTTCCTTCAGATCTTAGACGACGGAAGGGTGACGGATTCGCAGGGTCGCACTGTTAGTTTCACCAACACTGTCATCATCATGACTTCCAACGTGGGTTCACAATACATACTTGACACAGATGATGACATGCCAAAGGAGGTAGCTTATGAAACTATCAAGCAGAGGGTATTGGAAGCTGCAAGATCAGTCTTTCGACCTGAGTTCATGAACAGGGTTGACGAGTACATAGTTTTCCAGCCGCTGGATCGCAATCAGATAAACAGTATTGTCAGATTACAG TTGGAACGTGTGCAGAAGAGGATTGCAGATCGGAAGATGAAAATACAGGTGACTGAGGCAGCTGTCGAGCTTTTAGGGAGTCTTGGATATGACCCCAACTATGGAGCTAGGCCAGTTAAGCGGGTGATTCAGCAGTATGTTGAAAATGAACTTGCCAAGTGTATCTTAAGAGGGGAATTTAAGGATGAGGACTCTGTGTTAATAGACACAGAGGTCACAGCATTTTCCAATGGCCAGCTTCCCCAGCAAAAGCTAGTCTTCAAGCGGCTTGCAAGTGATGCAGATGCTTCAGCTGCAGAAAACCAAGCTGTTTCACAGACTCtttga
- the LOC110663533 gene encoding uncharacterized protein LOC110663533: protein MTPKSNESDASNSRRHSIGKATSSGSGENILPHYLRASTGSCHDFCKYGRKHAFEEKARRPFLRRNAKKPPDEQSSVEFQPERNNTSKDKHKIGNYTPPNTPESIKTEMSRKLLNRQTPATSEVMGEKKASSGVLLTKSADRQSPVLREVLARKKTVAKEVLTKSVDSQSSVSSENWAEKSKKSTQQRKKTTAVELRTSSESKTRLSPKIMKLEMSSSSEKLEVSSKHASSKVKEENMSAKHASFPEMKLSSSDSSRVLDVRENSDTKIGRRTVTSEIAVKREQIPPRALLSPKISSGGNARGLASPRASLSLKPTLRLQMSPRVLLSPKTSSGGIVKGQASSRASLSRKPSPSKVSNLKARKHWGSEIAPPLKNQNKIGKANNEHPKIKNADSDQSTEGLSNDVVEEKTLYVIKMETECKCLESDHKENHSGELSPPPFLSAKSPVLSESPLFSSHNEEDEQESEYAVTEAEDDPLSECDETEYMEESDTLEGGCKGLQQKVGIIPSEDKDDQAVKLQFRRGKVVDVQTNHNGPRRLKFRRGRMLEENRNLKAEAQRSFKRRGTEGHANIEKPDSEKVVLRHQDVHGKKDAQGLFNNVIEETASKLVETRKSKVKALVGAFETVISLQDSKPSSNTVS from the coding sequence ATGACCCCCAAATCGAATGAGTCAGATGCAAGTAATTCAAGAAGGCACTCGATAGGAAAGGCCACTTCTTCAGGAAGCGGAGAGAATATCCTTCCTCACTATCTCCGAGCTTCTACAGGTTCCTGTCATGATTTCTGTAAATATGGGAGGAAACATGCATTTGAAGAGAAAGCAAGGCGTCCATTTCTAAGAAGGAATGCAAAGAAACCACCTGATGAACAAAGCTCTGTAGAGTTTCAGCCAGAGAGAAATAACACGTCAAAGGATAAGCACAAAATTGGTAACTATACTCCACCAAATACTCCAGAGAGCATAAAGACGGAAATGTCTAGAAAATTACTCAACAGACAAACTCCTGCAACAAGTGAAGTTATGGGTGAGAAGAAGGCATCATCAGGGGTGTTGTTGACGAAATCAGCTGACAGGCAAAGTCCAGTGTTGAGGGAAGTTCTGGCCAGGAAGAAGACAGTGGCAAAGGAAGTGTTAACAAAATCAGTTGACAGCCAAAGTTCAGTATCAAGTGAAAATTGGGCTGAGAAGAGTAAGAAATCAACCCAGCAGAGGAAGAAGACAACAGCAGTTGAGCTCAGAACTTCATCTGAATCTAAAACCCGTTTATCCCCAAAAATAATGAAACTGGAAATGTCATCATCTTCTGAAAAGCTAGAGGTCTCTTCGAAACATGCTTCATCAAAAGTTAAAGAAGAAAACATGTCTGCAAAACATGCTAGTTTTCCAGAGATGAAATTGTCTTCTTCTGATTCTTCGAGAGTATTAGATGTCAGAGAAAACAGTGATACTAAAATAGGGCGGAGGACAGTGACATCTGAAATAGCTGTAAAGAGAGAACAGATACCCCCAAGAGCTTTGCTGTCCCCTAAAATATCCAGCGGTGGAAATGCAAGAGGACTGGCATCCCCAAGAGCTTCCTTGTCCCTCAAGCCTACTCTCAGATTACAGATGTCTCCGAGAGTTTTGTTGTCCCCTAAAACTTCCAGTGGTGGAATTGTGAAAGGACAGGCATCCTCAAGAGCTTCCTTGTCCCGAAAGCCTTCTCCCAGTAAAGTTTCAAACCTAAAAGCAAGAAAGCATTGGGGCTCAGAAATCGCACCTCCACTGAAGAATCAGAACAAGATTGGCAAGGCCAATAATGAGCATCCCAAGATTAAGAATGCTGATTCTGACCAATCTACTGAAGGACTTAGCAATGATGTGGTCGAGGAGAAAACCCTGTATGTCATCAAAATGGAAACCGAATGCAAATGTTTGGAGTCTGATCATAAGGAAAATCATTCTGGTGAATTATCTCCACCTCCATTTTTGTCAGCCAAGTCTCCAGTCCTCTCAGAATCTCCTTTGTTCTCATCTCATAACGAAGAAGATGAACAGGAATCTGAGTATGCTGTAACTGAAGCAGAAGATGACCCTCTCTCTGAATGTGATGAAACGGAGTACATGGAAGAGTCTGATACTTTGGAAGGGGGATGCAAAGGATTGCAGCAGAAGGTTGGGATAATTCCTTCTGAGGATAAGGATGACCAAGCCGTGAAATTACAATTCAGGAGGGGAAAGGTGGTTGATGTTCAGACTAATCATAATGGTCCTAGGAGGCTCAAATTCAGGAGAGGAAGAATGTTGGAGGAGAACCGAAATCTCAAAGCTGAAGCCCAAAGAAGCTTCAAGAGGAGAGGAACTGAAGGCCACGCAAACATTGAGAAGCCTGATTCAGAAAAGGTTGTTTTGAGACATCAAGATGTGCATGGCAAGAAAGATGCGCAGGGTCTGTTTAATAATGTCATTGAAGAAACAGCAAGTAAACTTGTTGAAACCAGGAAAAGTAAGGTTAAGGCCTTGGTTGGTGCTTTTGAAACAGTGATCTCGCTCCAAGATAGCAAACCATCTTCAAACACTGTATCATGA
- the LOC110663525 gene encoding uncharacterized protein LOC110663525 yields MEEGGGGEEQVKPNREKMEELKEGVASIALLPCGSISGHFIQLPQSICYGLHGTELACDRECSRGEDYRLIKLTITDYNSGKEQAVVVECRGHDAARFHNIDHADGWEKDIVAMAEQKHGKQKTFVSFECETLKAEKAAEEHIRKFMPKLAGLDAVVNIGQMRLSGLDFEADDKP; encoded by the exons ATGG aggaaggaggaggaggagaagagCAAGTAAAACCAAATAGAGAGAAAATGGAGGAGCTGAAGGAAGGAGTGGCATCAATAGCATTGTTGCCATGTGGATCCATCTCTGGCCACTTCATCCAGCTTCCCCAGTCCATTTGCTATGGTCTTCATGGCACTG AGTTGGCTTGTGATAGGGAGTGCAGCAGGGGTGAGGATTATCGCTTGATCAAGCTTACAATCACCGATTACAAT AGTGGGAAAGAGCAAGCTGTTGTTGTTGAGTGTAGAGGCCATGATGCTGCTCGCTTCCATAACATTGATCATGCCGATGG CTGGGAAAAGGACATTGTAGCTATGGCAGAACAAAAGCATGGGAAGCAAAAGACTTTTGTTTCATTCGAGTGTGAGACACTGAAAGCTGAGAAAGCTGCAGAAGAGCATATCAGGAAGTTCATGCCAAAATTAGCTGGGCTAGATGCTGTTG TCAATATTGGGCAAATGAGGCTATCAGGGTTGGACTTCGAAGCGGACGACAAGCCATGA
- the LOC110663537 gene encoding uncharacterized protein LOC110663537, with the protein MWNFTSNCIAGSVGLNSTPKLTQAASDYSDDELSSVISREEGLECPICLESFNIVENVPYVLWCGHTLCKNCILGLQWAVVKFPTLPVQLPLFISCPWCNVLSFRLVYRGNLNFPRKNYFLLWMVERKNDAGHKSHNTFCEDHQPLWSSDSNLAPRNESSLNNIRSGRHPEPSRTNHYYNQSNNILNFGRINSTLQKSLVFFIHLTAKFPLVIIFLLIILYAIPASAAILALYILITVLFAIPSFLILYFAYPSLDWLVREIIT; encoded by the coding sequence ATGTGGAATTTCACATCCAATTGCATTGCTGGAAGTGTTGGCTTGAACAGTACTCCAAAGCTAACTCAAGCTGCATCAGATTACTCAGATGATGAGTTGTCATCTGTCATTAGCAGAGAAGAAGGCCTAGAGTGCCCAATATGCTTGGAGTCTTTCAATATTGTGGAAAATGTGCCTTATGTTTTATGGTGCGGCCATACGCTTTGTAAAAATTGCATACTAGGACTTCAATGGGCAGTTGTGAAATTCCCCACATTACCAGTTCAACTTCCGCTCTTTATTTCCTGTCCGTGGTGCAATGTCTTATCCTTCCGCCTTGTCTACAGAGGCAACTTGAATTTTCCTCGCAAGAATTACTTTCTACTTTGGATGGTTGAAAGAAAAAATGATGCTGGACATAAGTCCCATAATACCTTCTGTGAAGATCATCAACCCCTATGGTCATCAGACAGCAATTTAGCTCCCAGAAATGAGTCAAGTCTCAATAACATCAGAAGTGGACGTCATCCAGAGCCATCAAGAACAAATCATTATTATAATCAAAGCAATAACATCCTCAATTTCGGAAGAATAAATTCTACCCTGCAGAAGTCACTGGTTTTCTTCATTCATCTGACAGCTaagtttcctttggtcattatattCCTGTTGattattttatatgcaatacCTGCTAGTGCAGCCATTTTGGCCCTGTACATTCTTATTACGGTTCTATTTGCTATCCCATCATTTCTAATACTGTACTTCGCTTATCCTAGTTTGGATTGGCTTGTCAGAGAAATCATCACTTGA